From the Gemmatimonadaceae bacterium genome, the window CAGGTTGACCTGCGTGTTGAGGCGGTCCTTGTAGTTGGGGGCGTCGAGCCGGAAGTTGGCCGGGTTGATGTCGACGTGCGTATCGAGCGTGATGACGCGCTCGTGGATGCCGCGCGCCTTGGCCACGAGGTCGCCCTCGCTGAGAGGCGCCGGCGTCTGCGCCGTGGCGCAGCCTAACGCGGCGAGGGCCAGCGCCGCGGCCGCGGCGGGTGGCAGGGAGGCGCGGCGCAGGCGCCGCGAGCGGGGGGCCCCCCCCAACAACAACATCACGCGCCGCATCGCAATCGTCCTCATCGTTTCCTCTCGCCTTGGATCATTTCCTTCCCTCGCGTCGTCACTCATCGCACTCAGCTCGGCATCCCGGTCCCGAACGGATCCTCGAGCGAGGGCGACTGCGGCGTGAACATCTCGCCCCCCGTCTCGGTGACGACCCAGTCGTCCTCCAGGCGAACCCCGAACTCACCGGGGATGTAGATCCCGGGCTCGTCGGAGAAGGTCATCCCCGGCTGCAACGGGAGCGTGTTCCCCTTCACCAAATACGGCCATTCGTGCCCGTCCATGCCGAGCCCGTGCCCCACCCGGTGCGTGAAGTACTTGTAGCCCGGACCGTAGCCGCCGTCGGTGATGACCTTGCGCGCCGCCGCATCGATGTCGCCGCAGGCCACGCCGGGGCGCGCCGCCTTGAGCGCCGCCGTCTGCGCCGCATGCTCGATCTCGAACACCTTCTTCATCTTGTCGGTCGCCTTGCCAAGCACGAATGTGCGCGACAGGTCCGATGAGTACCCCTCCACCTTGCACCCGCCATCGATGAGGAGGATCGATCCCTCCTTCACGACCTGCGGCGTGATGGATCCGTGCGGGAGGGCGGAGAACTCCCCGACCTGCACGCCCGCACCGCCGGAGAAGCCCAGGCGCTCGTGCGCCTGCGAGACCAGGCGCGCGAAGTCACCTTGCGTCATTCCCTCCTTGAGCGACTTCCACGCCGCCTCGTAGGCCATGAGCGTGACCTTGGAGGCGAGCTTCATGAGCTCGAGTTCGTGCGCGTCCTTCGTCATGCGGCAGCCGGCGGCGATCGGCGTCCCACTCGTCAGTTGCAACTGCGGCGCGGCGTGCGCCACGTTGTCGCTGAAGACGAACTTCACCGTCTCCTCGATCCCGATCTTGCCCGACGCAATGCCGCGCGCGCGCAGCCCGTCGGCGACGAGCTTTGACGGAGACTCGTCCTCCTCCCACGTCATCACGTTCGTCCCGCTCCCCAGGGGGCCGAGCCTCACCTGCTCGTTCGTGCGCTCCTCCTCGAACTTCGGCGTCACCACGAACGGCGTCCCCTTCACCGGGACGATGACCGCCGTCAGCCGCTCGCTGTTTCCCCAGTTCATCCCCGTGAAGTAGACCAGCGAAGTGCCGCCGGTGAGCATCAGCGCGTCGATCTTCTGCTCGGTCATCAGGCGACGCGCCTTCTCCAGGCGGGCGCGACGCTCCTCGACCGTGATCGGCTTGGCCTCGCCCTTGAGCGACTTGAGCGCCGCGATCGCTGGCGGGAGCTGGCTCCCCCCCGCACTCCCGCCGCCATGCTCGTCATCCTGAGCGGCAGCTTCCTTCCCTCCCGCCGCGCAGGCAGTGCCCGCGATGGCCAGTCCGGACGCGGTGAGGAATCGACGGCGCGAGAACATCGGGAAAGTCTCCATCGTTAGGGCACCCGGGAGCCCGGGCTGCGTGAGGGGGCGGTTTGGCGGGACGTTCGCGGTGCCTGAGAAGGTGCCCCCGCGGGCACGGGACGTCGAGGGGCGACAGCGATGCGACGACTCGTCCGGGAGAACGCACGCTTGCCACCGGGCGTTGGCGCGCGACAGCTTGGCGCGACCGCTTGGCGCGACCGCTTGGCGCGACCGCTTGGCGCAGTCGCCCATTCCCTCGAGCTCCCCTTCCTCGTGCGTCTCCTCGAGATCGTCTTCCTCGCCTCGCTCGTTCTCACGGGGTTGGCGCTGTTCTTCCCGCCGCCCCGCCGAGCGTCGTTGCTCCGCTACTGGGCAGCCGTCCCCGTCGCGCTTGCGCTCGTCCACCTCCTCATTGACCACGGGCGCTGGCAACTGTTCGCCGCCTACGCCCTGGCCGGACTCATCGCGATTGCAGCGATCGTTGCTGCGAACATGGCCGCCGGCGCTTCCGCGAGCGCTTCCGCGAGCGCTGCCGCGAGTGGAACCGCGAACGCAGCCCGACGCGACGGCCAGATCGTCGCGCGTGGCCGCCGTCTCGTCCGCTGGCTCGGCGGGCTGGTGATCCTGGCGGTGAGCGGGCTCTCGATCGCCGCCGCATCGCTCGTTCCGTTCTTCGAACTTCCCGCGCCAACCGGGAGCTACAAGATCGGGAACCGCTGGCTCTACCTGGTCGACTCCTCGCGCACGGAAACGCTGGCACCCTCGCCCGGCGGCCCGCGCGCGCTCGTGGTTCGCGTCTGGTATCCAGCCGACTCGGTCGCCGGTAGTGCCGATCGCTACATCTCCCGACAGGTGGCCCAGGCAATCGCTCACTCGATCAAGCTCCCCACCTTCGCCTTCACGCACCTCACCAACGTCACGACGCACGCCTATCCGCTCGCGTGGATCCCTTCCACCCCGCAGCGCCTTCCACTCCTCCTCTTCTCTCACGGATACGCCGCCGGCACCGAGTCGCAGAACACGGTGCAGATGGAGGAACTCGCCTCGCACGGCTTCGTGGTCGCCAGCATCGATCACCCGTACGAGGCAGGGGGCGTCATCGTCCCGCCGGATTCGACGCTCATCCCGGCAAACCCGCCTTTCCAACCGTTCGACACGACGGAGATGAAGGCGATGATGGCGACGATGGACCGCATCAAGGGAGCGCGTGACACGGCGCAGGTGGTGGGGCCAATCCGGGAGATCCTGGCGCAGGGCGCGGTGCTCGACACGGCGGCCGACCGCTGGCTCGCCGACACGCGCTTCGTGCTCGACCGGCTCACGACGATGTCCTCGCCGCACGCCGGGTCGGACACGCTCCTCGTGGGGCGGTTGGCGACGGACGCCGTGGGGATTTTCGGCATGTCGTTCGGCGGCGCGACGGCGGCCAACTTCTGCACCGTCGACCCGCGCTGCGTGGCGGGGATGAACCTCGACGGGTTGCACTACGGCGTCGCCTCGCGGTCACCGCTCCCCCGCCCCTTCTTCATTGCTTCGAGTCAGGGGAATCCCAACGTGCACCGCCTGTTCTACGAGCGGGCGCAGGCCCCGGCGTGGCTGATGGTGACCTCGGGGGCGGAGCACATGGACTACACCGACTTCGGATGGTTTGCCCCCTGGCTCGGCGCCAAGGGCGGAATGCTGGGCGGCATCGCCGCGCCGCGCATGCACGCGCTCATGAACGCGATCGTGGTCCCCTGGTTCGACGCAGCGCTACGCGGCGGCCCGCCCCTCGACGCACGGGCACTGGCCGCGCGCTTTCCCGAGATCACGATCGAGTACCGTGACGGGACGCCGCCGGTTGCACCGGCAGCTGCCATGGCGGCCCCGGCGGCTCTCCGCCCCGCGAGGCGTTAGGCGCGCCAGGCGTTAGGCGCGCCGAGCGTTAGGTGTGCCCGGCGGCTTCGGTCGCGCCCGCGGCATCGAGAGCTCGCGGTACGCGCAACGTGCGATCGACGCCTTCCAGCACCGGCAGCTCGGTCGAGGGCGCCACGCCGAGTTCGCGAAAGCGACGCGCCTGCGGCAGGACGCTCTGCTCCAGCGACCCCACGCCGCGGTTGTAGGCATCGACCGCCTTCTCCAGCGCGCGGCGCATGTCGTCCAGGTGCGTGGAAAAGGTGCGCAGCCGGTCGTACAGTTCGCGCCCCAGCGCGCGCACCGTCTCGGCCCCCTGCGACACCTGCTCCTGCTGCCAGCCGTACGACACCGCGCGCAGCAGCGCGATCAGCGTGGTGGGCGACGCGGGGATCACCCGCCGCTCCACGCCATACTCGATGAGCGTGGCATCCAGCTGCAACGCCGTGCTGAAGAACGTCTCGCCCGGCAGGAACATCACCACGAACTCCGGCGCCTGCGGAAACTGCTCCCAGTATCCCTTGGACGAGAGGCGCGTGATGTGGTCGCGCACCTGGCGTGCGTGCTGTCGCATGAGCGCGTCCCGCGCGGCATCGTCGGGCGCCTCCAGCGCATCGAGATATGCCTGCAACGGCGCTTTGGCGTCGACGATGACGACCTTTCCCCCCGGGAGGCGCACCTGCAGGTCGGGGCGCAGCGCGCCGTCCTTCCCCTCGATCCCCTCCTGCTCCACGAAGTCGACATGCGCCTGCATCTGCGCCATCTCGCACACGCGGCGCAGCTGCACCTCGCCCCAGCGGCCGCGCACCACCGGCGACTTGAGCGCATCCACCAGCGTGCGCGTACGCCCGCTCAACTCGCGATGCACCTCGGCCAGCGACGTCACTTGCGTGAGTAGCGACTCGTAGGCGCCGGCGCGCGACACCTCGACCTGTCGCAGGTTGCCGTCGACGCGCTCCAGCGCGTCGCGAAGCGGCGTCAGCATCTCGGCAATGGCGCGCTGCCGCCCCTCGAGGTCGAGCGTGGACGCGGTGCGCGCCTCGTCCAGCGTCCCGCGCGCCACCTGCAGGAAGGCCTCGGCGTTCTCTCGCAAGGCATCGGAGGACAGCGATCGGAACGCCTCCTTGAGCTGCGACTCGGACTGGCGAACCAGCGCCTCACGCTCGCCGGCGTGCCGACGCTCGGCCTCGAGCAACGCCGTCAGCCGCGCAATCTCCCCGGCCGTGCGCGCCGCCTCGCCGGCACCCCGGCCGCGCGCCACGATCCAGGCGATCGCGGCGCCCATCACGCACCCAACGATCGCCGCCATCACAAGTGGTGACCAACTGACGGTTGCCATCCATCCTCCCGACAGGGCTCCAGTTATCCGATGTTATACTATGCCGACCTGCTGACAATTCACATGCCCCCTGTCGATTGGACTTCTCGCGGCGTCTCCGCCGCCGATGCCGTCTCGCTCATCACGAGCGGGATGCGCGTTTTCTGCCACGGAGCGGCCGCCACGCCGCAGCCACTGCTCGCCGCCCTCGCCGAGCGCGGCGACGTCGACGGCGTGCGCCTCTATCACATGCACACCGAGGGCGCCGCTCCGTGGACCGCCCCGGGCATCGCCGAGCGTATCCGCTCCGTCGCGTTGTTCTGCGGCCCATCGTTGCGCGAACCGGTCGCCGACGGGCGCGCCGATTTCGTCCCCGTCTTCCTCTCCGACATCCCGTCGCTCTTCGCCAACGGCATCATCCCGCTCGACGTGGCCATCGTGCAGCTCTCGCCGCCGGATGGCCACGGCTATTGCTCGTTAGGGACATCGGTGGATTGCGCGCGCGCCGCCGTCGACTCGGCGCGATTCGTCATCGCCGAGATCAACGAACAGATGCCGCGCACGCATGGCAACACCGCCATCCCGTTCGAGCGCATCGATGCCTTCCTCTACTCCAATCGCCCCCTCCCGGGGCACGCACCCACCGGCGAGGGCGACGTGGAGGCGCGCATCGGTGAGATCGTGGCCGGACTCGTCGAGCACCGGGCGACGCTGCAAATGGGGATCGGCGCCATTCCCGATGCCGTGCTCGCCCGCCTGCATGACAAGAAGGACCTCGGGATCCACACGGAGATGTTCTCCGACCGCGTCGTCGAGCTGTTCGACTCCGGCGCCATCACCAATCGATTCAAGCAGGTGCACCCCGGGCGCATCGTGACGTCGTTCGTGAACGGGAGCCAGAAGGTGTACGACTTCGTGCACGACAACCCGCTGGTCGAGTTCCATCCTTGCGACCGGACCAACGACACGGCACTGATTTCGCGCAACCCGAAGGTCACGGCGATCAACTCGGCGATCCAGGTCGACATCACGGGACAGGTGTGCGCCGACTCGATCGGTCCGCGCATCTACTCCGGCATCGGCGGACAGATGGACTTCGTGCGCGGCGCGGCCCGCTCGCGCGGCGGCAAGCCGATCATCGCCCTGCCATCGACGGCAGCTGGCGGGACCGTCTCGCGCATCGTCGCCGAGCTGGCGCACGGCGCCGGCGTGGTCACCACGCGCGGACACGTGCACTGGGTGGTGACGGAGTACGGCGCGGTGAACCTGCACGCCCTGTCGCTGCGCGAGCGCGCCGACGCCCTGATCTCGATCGCCCACCCCGACTTCCGCAGCGAGCTGCGCCGCGACGCGCAGCAGCTCAGAAAATAGCGTAGCGAGAACTCGCGCAGGCGATTCTCGAGAAGACGAGAAGACGAGAAGACGAGAAGACGAGAAGCCTGCCCCAGCGAAAGCTGGGGACGAGACTCCTCGCACCCTCTCGTCCTCTCGTCTTCTCGTCTTCTCGTCTTCTACACCTAAGGCATCGACACGACCGGCAGCTTGGAGATGCCGCGCTCCTTCTTCTGCTTGTCGACCATCTTGGCCACGTCGTCGAGGAGCTTCTTGGCGTCGAAGACAATGCCGTCCTTGATGGTGTACTTGACGCCGCCCACGCGCTCCATCTTCCCCGTCTTGTCGTTGAGGCGCAGGTGGCCGGTGCCGTACAGCACCTTGAAGTTGGCGATCGGGTTCTCGCCGACGATCGCGAGGTCCGCGAGCATCCCCGGGCGCACGACGCCGATCTCGATCGGCTTGCCGCTCGCCTTGTTCAGCTCCTGCGAGGCGTGCAGCGTCGCGCCGCGAATCACCTCCAGCGGGTGGAAGCCCGCCTCCTGGAAGTTCTCCAACTCCTCGATGTAGCTGAAGCCGTAGGTGTTGTAGATGAAGCCGGCGTCGGTGGACGGCGTCACGCGCCCACCCATGTTCTTGTAGTCGTTGATGAACTCCATCCACACGTTGTAGAAACGGCGCCAGGCCACCTCGTCCCACGTGGTCCAGTCGTAGAAGTACGCGCCGTGGTTCTCGCGATTGGGCGTGTAGAAGTCCCACAGCGTGGGCAACGTGTACTTCTCGTGCCACTCCGCGCCGCGGCGATACATGAGGTTCCGCCCCGACATGTACGTCGTCATCGTCGGGTCGAGTGTGGCGTCGTACTTCTTGAGCGTGTCGAGGAAGGCCCACCACTTCTCGCTCTTGGGCTTCACCAGCGACCACTGGCGCGCCACCTGGCCAAAGCGCCACTGCTCATCCGAGTAGTTGTAGTCCGCCGGATACGGCTGGATCGCTGTCCCTTCGTACATCGACTCGAAGATCCCGTAATAGTGCGTCACGGCGCCGAGTCCGAGCCGCACCGCCTGCATCGCGTTCATGTTGGGGACGCCCGTCTGCTGCAAGTGGGCGGTCGATCCCATCCCGAGCTTCTTCGCCTCGTCGAGCACGGCCGCCATGATGTCGGGCTCGTGCGCGCCGAGCTTGAGCCCCTCGACCCCCTGCGTCTTGGCCCAGCGCACCCACTCACGTGCCTTCTCAGGCGTCGTGATCGCCCCCCCCGTCCACCCCTTCCCCAGCCCGATGCGCTGGTAGTTCACCAGGCGCGGCGCGGTGATCTCGTTGGCCGCCGAACGCTTTGCCTCCGACGCCGACCACTCGAAGCCGCCTAACGGGACACCGCGCACCGTCGTGATCCCATGCGCCAGCCACAGCTTGTAGCAGTACTCGGCATCCGGCGCCTTGGGCTTGCCGCAGGTGTGCACGTGCAGGTCGATGAGCCCCGGCATGACGTACATTCCCGTCGCGTCCAGC encodes:
- a CDS encoding aminopeptidase P family protein, giving the protein MFSRRRFLTASGLAIAGTACAAGGKEAAAQDDEHGGGSAGGSQLPPAIAALKSLKGEAKPITVEERRARLEKARRLMTEQKIDALMLTGGTSLVYFTGMNWGNSERLTAVIVPVKGTPFVVTPKFEEERTNEQVRLGPLGSGTNVMTWEEDESPSKLVADGLRARGIASGKIGIEETVKFVFSDNVAHAAPQLQLTSGTPIAAGCRMTKDAHELELMKLASKVTLMAYEAAWKSLKEGMTQGDFARLVSQAHERLGFSGGAGVQVGEFSALPHGSITPQVVKEGSILLIDGGCKVEGYSSDLSRTFVLGKATDKMKKVFEIEHAAQTAALKAARPGVACGDIDAAARKVITDGGYGPGYKYFTHRVGHGLGMDGHEWPYLVKGNTLPLQPGMTFSDEPGIYIPGEFGVRLEDDWVVTETGGEMFTPQSPSLEDPFGTGMPS
- a CDS encoding DNA recombination protein RmuC; protein product: MATVSWSPLVMAAIVGCVMGAAIAWIVARGRGAGEAARTAGEIARLTALLEAERRHAGEREALVRQSESQLKEAFRSLSSDALRENAEAFLQVARGTLDEARTASTLDLEGRQRAIAEMLTPLRDALERVDGNLRQVEVSRAGAYESLLTQVTSLAEVHRELSGRTRTLVDALKSPVVRGRWGEVQLRRVCEMAQMQAHVDFVEQEGIEGKDGALRPDLQVRLPGGKVVIVDAKAPLQAYLDALEAPDDAARDALMRQHARQVRDHITRLSSKGYWEQFPQAPEFVVMFLPGETFFSTALQLDATLIEYGVERRVIPASPTTLIALLRAVSYGWQQEQVSQGAETVRALGRELYDRLRTFSTHLDDMRRALEKAVDAYNRGVGSLEQSVLPQARRFRELGVAPSTELPVLEGVDRTLRVPRALDAAGATEAAGHT
- a CDS encoding acetyl-CoA hydrolase/transferase family protein — protein: MPPVDWTSRGVSAADAVSLITSGMRVFCHGAAATPQPLLAALAERGDVDGVRLYHMHTEGAAPWTAPGIAERIRSVALFCGPSLREPVADGRADFVPVFLSDIPSLFANGIIPLDVAIVQLSPPDGHGYCSLGTSVDCARAAVDSARFVIAEINEQMPRTHGNTAIPFERIDAFLYSNRPLPGHAPTGEGDVEARIGEIVAGLVEHRATLQMGIGAIPDAVLARLHDKKDLGIHTEMFSDRVVELFDSGAITNRFKQVHPGRIVTSFVNGSQKVYDFVHDNPLVEFHPCDRTNDTALISRNPKVTAINSAIQVDITGQVCADSIGPRIYSGIGGQMDFVRGAARSRGGKPIIALPSTAAGGTVSRIVAELAHGAGVVTTRGHVHWVVTEYGAVNLHALSLRERADALISIAHPDFRSELRRDAQQLRK